The genome window CTCTGCTATCTCTTTATTTTCTTTTATTTACGAACCTTCTCAGCAGCATTCTTAACTCCCTCAATTGTCATATCAAGTTCTTCTTTTGTCAGTCGCGGATGCATAGGAAGATTTAATTGTCTTTTATAAAAAAACTTCTCAGCATTTGGACAGAGTTTGTCAGGATAGTTAAACAATTTTTTCACACCTGTAAAGTGATATGTCGGTTGATAATGAAGAATCCCCTGTACTCCTTCCTCTCTGTAAAGGACCCTCATAAACTCATCTCTTGAAGCACCTAATTCCTCTTCTTCTACACACAGAGTATAGAGG of bacterium contains these proteins:
- a CDS encoding DegT/DnrJ/EryC1/StrS family aminotransferase, whose protein sequence is LYTLCVEEEELGASRDEFMRVLYREEGVQGILHYQPTYHFTGVKKLFNYPDKLCPNAEKFFYKRQLNLPMHPRLTKEELDMTIEGVKNAAEKVRK